One genomic segment of Ricinus communis isolate WT05 ecotype wild-type chromosome 5, ASM1957865v1, whole genome shotgun sequence includes these proteins:
- the LOC8269479 gene encoding DExH-box ATP-dependent RNA helicase DExH18, mitochondrial, with protein sequence MARGPVASLFRAYASKSKISRCRVFLYNQNFHSFRQFNNWVLQSYHLSPFDVTCHHFSTSFVDLINSQLPSSNYPKFTINWRTFSSFDQDGDNKNSANSELEENDTVDILENVDENTMEDGADGVNESTFSDPLVVDNENRCVNESTFSDPLVVDDENGNQDSNDLVRKENVAFRDAIELYRELRNAEKNDTLKRSDWDTLQEIFYYFANSGWAANQALAIYIGRSFFPTAARNFRNFFCKKSSAELALYLVSIGPSDAAVRFLFPIFVEYCIEEFPDEIKRFQGMLQSADLRKPHTWFPFARVMKRKIIYHCGPTNSGKTYNALQRFMEAKKGVYCSPLRLLAMEVFDKVNAHGVYCSLYTGQEKKTVPFANHVACTVEMVSSDELYDVAVIDEIQMMGDAFRGYAWTRALLGLKADEIHLCGDPSVLNIVRKICSETGDELIENHYGRFKPLVVEAKTLLGDLKNVRSGDCVVAFSRREIFEVKLTIEKHTKHRCCVIYGALPPETRRQQANLFNDQDNEFDVLVASDAVGMGLNLNIRRVVFNSLSKYNGDKIVSVPASQVKQIAGRAGRRGSRYPDGLTTTLHLDDLNYLIECLKQPFEEVKKVGLFPFFEQVELFAGKIPNITFPQMLEKFGESCRLDGSYFLCRHDHIKKVANMLEKVQGLSLEDRFNFCFAPVNIRDPKAMYHLLRFASSYSQKVPVGIAMGMPKGSARNDTELLNLETKHQVLSMYLWLSHQFKEETFPYKKKAEAMATEIADLLGDSLTKARWKLESRQAGKARAKQQKDGYKRPNSLIKRYKETMEDKHSPEECSKKVAA encoded by the exons ATGGCAAGAGGCCCTGTTGCTTCTCTATTTCGAGCCTATGCATCAAAAAGCAAGATTTCGAGGTGTAGGGTCTTTCTGTATAATCAAAATTTCCATTCTTTTAGACAATTTAACAACTGGGTATTACAAAGTTATCATCTTTCTCCTTTTGATGTGACCTGTCATCATTTCTCAACAAGTTTTGTAgacttaattaattctcaGTTACCCTCTTCGAATTACCCAAAGTTTACCATCAATTGGAGGACATTTTCTTCATTTGACCAAGATGGGGATAATAAGAATAGCGCCAATTCAGAATTGGAAGAAAACGACACTGttgatattttagaaaatgttGATGAGAATACCATGGAAGATGGTGCTGATGGTGTGAATGAAAGTACTTTTTCTGATCCTTTAGTTGTTGACAATGAAAATCGTTGTGTTAATGAAAGTACTTTTTCTGATCCTTTAGTTGTTGACGATGAAAATGGTAACCAAGATAGCAACGATCTTGTTCGGAAAGAAAATGTAGCATTCCGTGACGCTATAGAATTATATCGGGAGCTTCGTAATGCTGAAAAGAATGACACGCTCAAACGGTCTGATTGGGATACTCTGCAAGAGATTTTCTATTACTTTGCCAATTCTGGGTGGGCTGCCAATCAGGCTCTTGCAATTTATATTGGCAGGTCTTTTTTCCCTACTGCTGCACGTAATTTTCGGAACTTCTTCTGTAAGAAAAGTTCTGCTGAACTTGCCTTATACTTGGTTTCCATTGGTCCTTCTGATGCTGCTGTTAGGTTCCTTTTTCCTATATTTGTTGAATATTGCATTGAAGAGTTTCCTGACGAGATTAAGCGATTTCAGGGTATGTTACAGTCAGCAGACCTTAGAAAGCCACACACATGGTTTCCTTTTGCACGGGTGATGAAAcgcaaaattatatatcactGCGGCCCGACAAACAGTGGTAAAACTTACAATGCATTGCAACGTTTTATGGAAGCTAAGAAGGGTGTTTATTGCAGTCCACTTAGGCTCTTGGCAATGGAAGTATTTGACAAGGTGAATGCCCATGGTGTCTACTGTAGTCTTTACACAGGTCAAGAGAAGAAAACTGTCCCATTTGCAAACCATGTGGCTTGTACCGTGGAAATGGTGTCAAGTGACGAGTTATATGATGTGGCTGTCATTGATGAGATTCAGATGATGGGAGATGCATTCAGAGGTTATGCATGGACAAGAGCATTGCTTGGTCTGAAAGCTGATGAGATTCATTTGTGTGGAGATCCAAGTGTTCTGAATATTGTTAGAAAGATATGTTCAGAAACTGGGGATGAATTGATTGAAAACCATTATGGAAGGTTCAAACCATTGGTGGTTGAAGCCAAAACCCTTTTGGGAGATCTAAAAAATGTACGTTCTGGGGATTGTGTGGTTGCATTTTCAAGAAGAGAAATTTTTGAGGTAAAATTGACAATTGAGAAACACACCAAACATCGCTGTTGTGTTATTTATGGTGCCTTACCACCCGAGACTCGTAGACAGCAAGCTAACTTATTCAATGATCAAGATAATGAATTCGATGTGTTGGTGGCAAGTGATGCTGTGGGGATGGGTTTGAATCTTAATATTAGAAGGGTAGTTTTTAATAGTCTTTCAAAGTACAATGGTGACAAGATCGTATCAGTTCCAGCATCACAGGTGAAGCAGATTGCTGGAAGAGCTGGCAGGAGAGGAAGCCGCTATCCAGATGGACTCACAACCACACTGCATTTAGATGACCTAAATTACTTGATTGAGTGTTTAAAGCAGCCTTTTGAGGAAGTAAAGAAAGTGGGCCTCTTCCCTTTCTTTGAGCAGGTTGAATTGTTTGCTGGGAAAATTCCAAATATTACGTTTCCCCAGATGCTTGAAAAGTTCGGTGAAAGCTGCCGTCTTGATGGGTCATACTTCTTGTGTCGGCATGATCACATAAAGAAGGTAGCAAATATGTTGGAGAAGGTTCAGGGTTTATCTTTGGAAGAtcgttttaatttttgttttgctCCTGTAAATATTAGAGACCCGAAAGCAATGTACCATCTTCTAAGGTTTGCATCTTCCTACAGTCAGAAGGTCCCTGTTGGTATAGCAATGGGAATGCCAAAAGGATCTGCTCGGAATGACACTGAACTCCTAAATCTTGAAACTAAACATCAAGTTCTGTCCATGTATCTATGGTTATCTCATCAGTTCAAAGAGGAAACTTTTCCATATAAGAAGAAAGCTGAGGCAATGGCAACAGAAATTGCTGATTTATTGGGCGATTCTCTCACCAAAGCTCGCTGGAAACTGGAATCAAGGCAGGCAGGGAAAGCAAGGGCTAAGCAACAGAAAGATGGTTACAAGAGGCCTAATTCTCTCATCAAAAGATATAAGGA GACAATGGAAGATAAACATTCACCGGAAGAATGCTCAAAGAAGGTCGCAGCATAA